Proteins from one Enterobacter bugandensis genomic window:
- a CDS encoding amino acid ABC transporter permease has protein sequence MTTFTDWDIIRNLLLAGRWTVLLSLVAFVGGAVVTLPLLLLRLTGGCTVKRIIRGYIELFQGTPLLMQLFLAFFGVALFGIDVSPWTAASLALTFYTSAFLLDIWCGSIRALPKGQWEASRCLGLTFGQTLFRVVAPQALRIGIAPTVGFAVQVIKGTALASIIGFIELTKAGTMLTNVTYQPFKVFALVALGYFILCYPLSRYSRYLETKFNASHHH, from the coding sequence ATGACCACCTTTACCGACTGGGACATTATTCGCAACCTGCTGCTGGCCGGACGCTGGACGGTACTGCTGTCGCTGGTGGCGTTTGTCGGCGGGGCAGTGGTAACGCTGCCGCTCCTGCTGCTGCGCCTGACGGGCGGGTGCACGGTGAAGCGCATTATCCGCGGCTATATCGAGCTGTTTCAGGGCACCCCGCTGCTGATGCAGCTGTTCCTGGCCTTCTTTGGCGTGGCGCTGTTCGGCATCGACGTTTCGCCGTGGACCGCCGCCTCGCTGGCGTTAACCTTCTACACCAGCGCATTTCTGCTCGATATCTGGTGCGGCAGCATTCGCGCCCTGCCGAAGGGGCAGTGGGAAGCCTCGCGCTGCCTGGGCCTGACCTTCGGCCAGACCCTGTTTCGCGTGGTCGCTCCGCAGGCGCTGCGCATCGGCATCGCCCCGACGGTGGGCTTTGCGGTGCAGGTGATCAAAGGTACCGCGCTGGCGTCGATTATCGGCTTCATCGAGCTGACCAAGGCCGGCACCATGCTGACCAACGTGACCTATCAGCCGTTTAAGGTCTTTGCGCTGGTGGCGCTGGGCTACTTTATTCTGTGTTATCCGCTGTCGCGCTACAGCCGCTATCTGGAGACCAAATTCAATGCCTCTCATCACCATTAA